One genomic window of Fusarium fujikuroi IMI 58289 draft genome, chromosome FFUJ_chr01 includes the following:
- a CDS encoding probable alpha-glucoside transport protein — MEKTISSHSVEHNEGLATHDTRDEKNNSNVMLGRAGSWEATLDEAQAANAHEHALTVRQALKSYPWAVVWSLVVSLSIIMEGYDTILIGSLYAYPTYARRFGEYQDATKTYQIPARWQSAMGSGPQAGAIVGAILNGFIIQRFGYRPAFFLGVVLMAAFVMVSFFGMSVELQAVGQILCGLPWGIFATIGPAYASELCPLPLRVYLTAYTNMCFATGQLIGAGVLKSFIEWDNDWAWRVPFALQWLWIPFLFVACIFMPESPWYLVRNGRYEEAEKSVLRLMATHEKPQAKPLVALMIHTNETEKRIAEGTSYFDCFKAADIRRTEIACVSFLGQITCGAQFAYSATYFFQQAGLDSETSYNLNLGGTGMAFCGTIASWFLMRHIGRRNLYLAGMSAMSMWLLIIGALATNTSNPAVKWVQSILCLIWLLTFSLTVGPIGWAIPAEVSSTRLRSKTVVLARTSYYLAQIVANVIQPYMMNPSAWNWKG; from the exons ATGGAGAAGACAATCTCTTCCCATTCGGTCGAGCACAACGAAGGCCTAGCTACGCACGATACACGCGACGAAAAGAACAATTCTAACGTCATGCTTGGCCGTGCTGGCTCCTGGGAAGCTACCTTGGACGAAGCCCAGGCCGCAAATGCGCATGAACATGCTCTCACTGTCCGTCAAGCCCTCAAGTCCTACCCGTGGGCTGTCGTCTGGTCCCTCGTTGTGTCACTATCCATTATCATGGAAGGCTATGACACTATCTTGATTGGCTCGCTCTATGCCTATCCTACTTATGCTCGTCGATTTGGAGAATATCAGGATGCTACCAAGACATACCAGATCCCTGCCCGCTGGCAGAGTGCCATGGGCAGCGGTCCACAAGCTGGTGCCATCGTTGGTGCCATCCTGAATGGGTTCATCATACAGCGCTTTGGGTATCGACCTGCGTTTTTTCTCggtgtggtgttgatggctgCTTTCGTCATGGTATCATTCTTTGGCATGTCTGTTGAGCTCCAGGCCGTGGGACAGATTCTCTGCGG GCTCCCTTGGGGCATCTTCGCCACGATCGGTCCTGCGTATGCGTCGGAACTCTGTCCGCTTCCTCTTCGCGTATACCTCACCGCATACACCAACATGTGCTTCGCAACGGGCCAGCTCATCGGCGCTGGAGTTCTCAAGAGTTTCATCGAGTGGGACAACGACTGGGCATGGCGTGTTCCTTTTGCTCTGCAATGGTTATGGATCccattcctcttcgtcgCCTGTATATTCATGCCTGAGTCCCCCTGGTATCTCGTCCGTAACGGTCGGTACGAAGAGGCCGAAAAGAGTGTCCTCCGCCTCATGGCCACTCACGAAAAGCCCCAAGCAAAGCCTCTCGTTGCATTGATGATTCACACGAACGAGACCGAGAAACGAATTGCAGAAGGCACTTCATATTTCGATTGCTTCAAGGCAGCTGACATACGCCGTACCGAGATTGCTTGTGTGTCGTTCCTTGGTCAGATTACCTGCGGCGCCCAGTTCGCCTATTCTGCTACGTACTTCTTTCAACAAGCGGGATTGGACTCAGAGACCTCGTACAACCTCAATCTTGGCGGCACTGGGATGGCATTCTGTGGTACTATTGCGTCgtggttcttgatgagacacATCGGCCGTCGAAACTTATATCTTGCAGGCATGAGTGCCATGAGCATGtggcttctcatcatcggtgcTTTAGCTACCAACACTTCCAATCCCGCCGTCAAGTGGGTTCAGTCGATCCTCTGCTTGATTTGGCTCCTCACCTTCTCTCTCACTGTCGGCCCAATCGGATGGGCCATCCCTGCCGAAGTTTCGTCCACGCGTCTGCGATCCAAGACCGTGGTCTTGGCCAGAACCTCATACTACCTGGCACAAATCGTTGCTAATGTCATTCAGCCATACATGATGAATCCTTCTGCCTGGAATTGGAAAGGCTAG
- a CDS encoding related to Melibiase subfamily, whose amino-acid sequence MADNPVFISWQTTSLTINFVKNEFGAICLYEILPLNHRHQKSASPLFASSELPLVSVRLNGEGNTNDKTAKSLVGGYLSSRLRYKSHQQSHDGDMQRLDIHSEDERSGISVTTHLSVYRDVPVLRSAVTIRNESKSSDVIVTQLSSLTIGGLTTRSNEWNKDYILRTATNTWFREAQWRKHSLPDIGIDKNGICELGDGHSGSQATFGLQNRGSFSTGSYLPMGILESESNSDTWAWQIEHNGSWRWEIGDYKDSVYVAAGGPTKADHDWRHTLRPGDSFTSPPVSLTRVSGCFQDAIRALNDYRRRIIRPHDDNKRVPIVFNDYMNCLMGDPDEDKIEALLDPVAQSGAEYFVIDAGWYADDSNWWDDVGLWEPSKRRFPSGFKTLMDKIKSKGLIPGLWLEPEVVGVRSVVGERLPEDAFFHENGQRVVERGRFQLDYRHPEVRAWMTSVADRLVVHYGAGFFKFDYNIEVIQGTDAPGPSSAGANQLLHQRCYLDWVRSLLDKHPNLVIENCSSGAQRMDYAMLSVHSLQSTSDQQDPILYAAIAAALPTGVLPEQSASWAYPQPEWSDELNAFTVVNSLLGRVYLSGRLDRLSTSQMELIIEGMDVNKMIRRHLVTAHAIWPLGLPRWHDDWISLGLETDNGLYLSVWRRGGSCSKKIPLPRLAGSGKVQVNVLYPKRLPTQAIWNKGQDALELKLPETRCARVLHITT is encoded by the coding sequence ATGGCAGATAACCCTGTTTTCATCTCCTGGCAGACCACCTCACTGACCATCAACTTTGTCAAAAATGAGTTTGGGGCAATTTGTCTTTATGAGATTCTCCCCTTGAATCATCGCCATCAGAAGTCTGCTTCACCCCTCTTCGCCTCGTCTGAGCTACCACTTGTGAGTGTCAGGCTCAATGGCGAAGGCAATACCAATGACAAGACGGCAAAATCACTTGTTGGCGGGTATCTGTCTTCCAGGCTGCGATACAAAAGTCATCAAcagagccatgatggagatATGCAGAGATTGGACATTCATAGTGAGGATGAAAGGTCGGGGATCTCAGTGACTACTCATTTGAGCGTATACCGAGACGTGCCTGTCCTTAGGTCAGCAGTCACCATCAGAAATGAATCCAAGTCGTCAGATGTTATTGTGACGCAGCTTTCATCTTTGACCATCGGCGGCCTCACAACAAGATCAAATGAATGGAACAAAGACTATATCCTCAGAACGGCAACCAATACCTGGTTCAGGGAAGCTCAATGGCGCAAACACTCACTACCCGACATTGGCATAGACAAAAACGGTATCTGTGAACTAGGTGACGGCCACTCAGGGTCTCAGGCAACCTTTGGTCTCCAGAACAGGGGATCCTTCTCAACTGGCTCGTACCTACCAATGGGAATATTGGAGTCTGAGTCAAATTCGGATACCTGGGCTTGGCAGATCGAACACAATGGATCCTGGAGATGGGAAATCGGAGACTACAAAGATAGCGTCTACGTCGCGGCTGGAGGCCCAACCAAGGCAGACCACGATTGGAGACATACTCTACGCCCCGGCGACAGTTTCACTTCGCCTCCGGTCTCTCTGACTCGGGTTTCTGGATGTTTCCAAGACGCTATCCGTGCACTGAACGACTACAGACGACGAATCATTCGGCCACACGATGACAACAAGAGGGTTCCGATAGTTTTCAACGACTACATGAACTGTCTCATGGGCGACCCAGATGAAGATAAGATCGAAGCTTTACTCGATCCTGTGGCCCAGTCTGGAGCCGAATACTTTGTCATTGATGCCGGCTGGTACGCCGATGATAGCAACTGGTGGGATGACGTTGGATTGTGGGAACCTTCCAAAAGGCGGTTTCCCTCTGGATTCAAAACACTGATGGACAAGATTAAGAGTAAGGGTCTCATTCCAGGGCTATGGTTGGAGCCTGAAGTCGTGGGCGTCCGGAGTGTCGTTGGTGAAAGACTGCCAGAGGATGCGTTCTTTCACGAGAATGGGCAACGGGTTGTCGAGAGAGGAAGATTTCAGCTCGACTATCGCCATCCGGAGGTACGAGCCTGGATGACCAGCGTCGCTGATAGACTTGTGGTCCATTACGGAGCTGGGTTCTTCAAGTTCGACTACAACATCGAAGTCATCCAAGGAACCGATGCTCCAGGCCCATCTTCCGCTGGTGCCAACCAGCTCCTCCACCAGAGATGCTATCTCGACTGGGTCCGGTCACTCCTCGACAAGCATCCAAACCTTGTGATCGAGAATTGCTCCAGCGGTGCACAAAGGATGGATTACGCCATGCTATCAGTCCACTCTCTTCAGTCCACCAGCGACCAGCAAGACCCTATCCTGTACGCTGCCATCGCTGCAGCCCTGCCAACAGGTGTACTGCCCGAGCAAAGTGCGAGCTGGGCATATCCTCAGCCGGAATGGAGCGACGAACTCAATGCTTTCACTGTAGTGAACAGTCTGTTGGGGAGAGTCTATCTCAGTGGTAGACTTGATCGTTTGAGTACTTCGCAGATGgagctcatcatcgaggGGATGGATGTTAACAAGATGATTCGTCGGCATCTTGTGACGGCACATGCTATCTGGCCTCTGGGACTGCCTCGTTGGCATGATGATTGGATATCGCTGGGATTGGAGACTGATAATGGTCTGTACCTTTCAGTGTGGCGAAGAGGCGGTAGCTGTTCAAAGAAGATACCGCTACCAAGACTGGCTGGCAGTGGCAAGGTCCAGGTAAACGTCTTGTACCCCAAACGACTACCTACCCAAGCCATTTGGAACAAAGGACAAGATGCTCTAGAGCTTAAACTTCCTGAGACGAGGTGTGCTCGGGTTCTTCATATTACTACCTAG
- a CDS encoding related to quinic acid utilization activator, which produces MSTTSPDTRSRGQTEASPRASKRARTDTETSDKGPNGRNRHRITRACNECRRRKDRCGGQRPSCKSCIDNNRTCSYGPSKKRGLRPGYVRGIETLLGLIFKSIQGSEEWICALLEGVVQQSSFCPASGLNETNISVDLLLETWHKSSVSKKMASLLSTESEFDEEGADSSQIFDTKVVEGLTLLVSTKDTSGAPMTPMDTNTTQPDIPTFDYSPIPIPVSSSPQCLEKTALHTAINRQPEPESRPSNSMSSAAVPDLPKDWSYLLDLYFETTHCWFPISQKHELLRAAYTLSNGAPTTSTSSLSSGELAFLHAVLAYASHQSTTLSSNSCRKPGDIHSLHSPRSLLETSLFANPTIFDLGHVRALLIICLFEMDQNRWPSAWTTIGRAIYTAISLGIFSQGTAVDPPSRDGIKRTTMGCTQLETIVAARLDTLPYLTSSNIFLQDGLLADGNEEWEPWNLKILVEPEYQQDQQNTNSHVPGHVISTFNRSLQLVLSLNDLIHHKKNLVPAGSFSKLIGLCKENFSAMDSLKSATLSPQTLGLCIALVTLFEMAATEASVSNRPILERPSGYWEIVSFWASLTEKRVRTIGRCAISPVVKACLELVGRSFLQQEAHYTPISIDFNSAKEGVARCLHILQESLGRISQDDVLNDASLVTAGKDGHSLLPIHGKRPVPSHFELPPTPSTLLSSKVGTSVPDNGINSQPTSRMSFPIDPTLGSNIEDDGLFDSLATLDSTNWLANPPEFMQHLGMLDDAPGNLEHLFDMGF; this is translated from the exons ATGTCGACGACTTCCCCAGATACGAGAAGCAGAGGTCAAACAGAAGCTAGTCCACGAGCTTCGAAACGAGCAAGGACCGATACGGAGACTTCAGACAAGGGGCCCAATGGACGTAATCGACATCGAATTACACGAGCATGCAATGAATGCAGGAGACGCAAAGATCGTTGCGGTGGCCAACGCCCGTCGTGCAAGTCATGTATCGATAACAACCGGACATGCAGCTATGGGCCCTCAAAGAAGCGAGGACTGCGACCGGGCTACGTGAGAGGCATCGAAACATTGCTGGGACTCATCTTCAAGTCCATCCAGGGGAGTGAAGAGTGGATATGTGCCCTTCTGGAGGGTGTTGTTCAGCAATCATCCTTCTGTCCTGCATCTGGTCTCAACGAGACCAATATCTCTGtcgatcttctcctcgaaaCATGGCATAAATCGTCTGTATCTAAGAAAATGGCAAGTCTCCTCTCCACGGAGAGTGagtttgatgaagaaggtgCCGATTCAAGTCAAATTTTCGATACAAAGGTGGTCGAGGGTCTTACGCTTTTGGTATCGACAAAGGATACGTCAGGGGCTCCCATGACGCCAATGGACACCAATACGACACAACCGGACATACCAACCTTTGATTATTCTCCTATACCTATTCCAGTATCTTCATCCCCTCAATGTCTCGAAAAGACGGCACTTCATACCGCCATCAACCGCCAGCCAGAACCCGAGTCACGGCCTTCAAATTCCATGTCATCCGCCGCTGTCCCTGACCTTCCGAAGGACTGGTCTTACCTTCTGGACCTCTATTTCGAGACGACACATTGCTGGTTTCCAATATCACAAAAGCACGAACTCTTGCGTGCTGCCTACACATTATCCAATGGCGCGCCGACGACGTCTACTAGTTCACTTTCATCTGGAGAACTAGCCTTTCTTCATGCTGTCCTTGCGTACGCATCACATCAGTCGACAACGCTATCAAGTAATTCCTGCAGAAAGCCTGGCGACATACATAGCCTCCACTCTCCACGAAGTCTACTAGAGACAAGTTTGTTCGCGAACCCAACTATCTTTGACCTCGGACATGTTCGAGCTCTTCTTATTATATGCCTTTTTGAAATGGATCAGAACCGCTGGCCTTCAGCATGGACCACAATCGGCCGGGCCATATACACAGCAATATCCCTTGGCATATTCTCCCAAGGCACCGCAGTTGATCCGCCAAGCCGGGATGGCATAAAACGGACAACTATGGGCTGCACACAACTAGAAACCATAGTCGCAGCACGTCTCGATACGCTACCATACCTCACATCCTCCAATATCTTCCTCCAAGACGGCTTGTTGGCCGATGGGAATGAGGAATGGGAGCCATGgaacctcaagatcctcgtTGAACCAGAATATCAGCAAGACCAACAGAACACAAACTCGCATGTTCCGGGGCATGTGATAAGTACTTTCAATCGATCACTCCAGCTCGTTCTATCATTGAACGATCTGATACACCACAAAAAGAATCTAGTCCCGGCTGGGAGCTTTAGCAAGCTCATAGGCTTATGCAAAGAGAACTTCAGCGCTATGGATAGCCTAAAATCTGCCACCTTGTCACCTCAAACTCTTGGTCTTTGCATAGCTTTAGTAACCCTGTTTGAAATGGCAGCAACTGAAGCTTCGGTCTCCAACCGTCCTATCCTCGAACGCCCAAGCGGCTATTGGGAGATTGTTTCATTCTGGGCCAGCCTCACAGAGAAACGCGTCCGGACCATAGGTCGCTGTGCTATCTCACCTGTTGTCAAAGCTTGCCTGGAATTAGTTGGGAGGTCTTTTCTTCAGCAGGAAGCGCATTATACTCCTATTAGTATTGATTTCAATTCCGCTAAAGAAGGTGTTGCGAGATGTTTGCACATCTTACAAGAATCGTTGGGTAGAATATCCCAAGATGATGTCTTGAACGATGCGAGCCTTGTAACTGCCGGTAAAGACGGTCATTCACTACTCCCAATACACGGGAAGAGACCAGTGCCATCCCATTTCGAATTACCACCAACTCCATCAACACTATTGTCGAGCAAGGTGGGCACATCAGTGCCGGACAATGGAATAAATTCACAGCCAACAAGCAGAATGTCATTCCCAATAGACCCGACCTTGGGCTCAAACAttgaagacgatggtctTTTCGACAGTCTCGCTACGTTGGACTCGACGAATTG GCTGGCAAACCCACCAGAGTTCATGCAGCATCTGGGAATGCTTGATGACGCCCCTGGTAATCTTGAGCACCTTTTTGACATGGGATTCTAG
- a CDS encoding related to ARO1-arom pentafunctional enzyme, whose product MVTDDNTPSHQRLDNQNGSITNPMTHLSDIVPQGAQEDGRKQFYIFGHNISHSLSPTLHNAGFKALNLPHHYQIHESENVDESVESIIQRPDFGGASVTFPHKLQIGKLLGSVSPRGESIGAINTVVVTEFNGGRVLHGDNTDWIGIKRCVEKSGPRDFASSSALVLGAGGAARAACYAVQTLGFGELIVVNRTLSKAEDLASRFPDLKTRVFATLEEASTAKNAQIRLVVACVPADDLGAERIPGSLFSGTGDGVLVEMAYRPQVTGMMTVAERCSGWKVYRGVDVLEEQAYAQFELWIGREAPVEAMRGAMQAKLNEKV is encoded by the coding sequence ATGGTTACAGATGACAAtactccatctcatcaacgtCTCGATAACCAAAACGGCTCTATAACAAACCCAATGACTCATTTATCTGACATCGTGCCGCAAGGCGCTCAAGAGGATGGCCGAAAGCAGTTCTACATCTTTGGTCACAACATATCGCACTCTCTATCACCGACACTTCATAATGCCGGCTTCAAAGCTCTGAACCTGCCACATCACTATCAAATCCACGAGAGCGAGAATGTTGATGAGTCAGTGGAGAGCATAATTCAACGACCTGACTTTGGCGGCGCATCTGTCACGTTTCCACACAAGCTGCAGATTGGCAAGTTGTTGGGATCAGTCTCCCCAAGAGGAGAGAGCATTGGAGCTATAAATACCGTTGTTGTCACAGAATTCAATGGTGGAAGAGTGCTTCATGGTGACAACACAGACTGGATCGGGATCAAGAGATGTGTTGAGAAGTCTGGACCTCGAGACTTTGCTTCATCGTCGGCTCTGGTGCTGGGTGCTGGAGGTGCTGCTAGAGCAGCATGCTACGCTGTCCAGACTCTGGGCTTTGGGGAGCTCATTGTGGTCAACAGGACTTTGAGCAAGGCCGAGGATCTAGCGTCGAGGTTTCCTGACCTCAAGACCCGGGTATTTGCAACATTGGAAGAGGCTTCCACTGCGAAGAATGCTCAGATCAGGCTTGTCGTTGCCTGCGTACCAGCTGACGATCTTGGAGCTGAAAGGATTCCTGGTAGCTTGTTCTCAGGAACTGGAGATGGAGTGCTGGTAGAGATGGCATACAGACCGCAAGTGACCGGAATGATGACAGTTGCTGAGAGATGTTCTGGTTGGAAGGTGTACAGGGGCGTTGATGTGTTGGAAGAGCAGGCATATGCCCAGTTTGAGCTGTGGATTGGAAGAGAGGCTCCGGTCGAGGCTATGAGAGGTGCTATGCAAGCGAAGCTGAATGAGAAAGTATGA
- a CDS encoding related to transcription factor ZMS1 — protein sequence MLSASEEQGSGGAKTTSTVQSPATVATPRAALDWLETSTSQQNMTSAVQVQTNLTQSDQITSNDGQSSSVESHLRREPERPTNIVGDIPDTYSLPTNWLPFDDVPLNSAFLPSLNDIPRIASEVGDASTTAPQSLETQPSFPILPEIHEQSLQQDHVSALIASMASNKQRKTQFSDTNDDPALPGTKATHYSDGAGFRESRAERYMRQRRAAYVEEHGPSPGQQVHVSWISDLDARVAAASKRIGASSDVPDSIFEELMSKLDSHATRSHIFADFAAHKENLLTKRTFQLFISLYFEHFHPVNPFVDRSHLSIPLWGWSLCLATAAIGSKYFGSEEVNRFGDCLCCILHELMARELDFIGSQEPLPYIQARILASVGLCQSRQPELLRCGYNGLAMAAQACLRLRLLSEDDNIGSYQNDQSLEQKWITWRFRETRRRTGLFVWLASGYFALASEHHPCLFPDQPQLRLPCREELWAAKSPEAWSTANLADRDADPITFSTEEASRSTVPEVTLELWRHLKSQNSSDSFATIVIIHMLVHRRWAANGYLADALRDIPQTNQLTIHVPERKYLGSVPEYIKWRNQCCDCLDVLHWEALSLSAKAEGLEDPVLLHLHLARLSLLAPVQDLFAFADQSTLSGITHMTPSNLYRHGTASSEPRQTIKIWATQDRYKARLAVIHAGAVLWHVRRYSSDSIIEPFALFLASLVLWAYGQTSNIRRLYESAYTAAQSPLSDNEDSVTSAPTTHGSLESHTMRDCMSTRRRMPSAMQLDRPMDDELVQYFIRFGEDLRLPLEGVDDLCATEGPLHMLQEVSSLLMEQHKPWDISETYARFLRDLKMSQWEL from the exons ATGCTTAGTGCCTCGGAAGAGCAGGGTTCTGGAGGTGCAAAAACGACATCAACTGTGCAGTCGCCTGCTACTGTAGCTACGCCTAGGGCCGCACTCGATTGGCTTGAAACTTCGACGAGCCAACAAAACATGACTTCTGCTGTTCAAGTCCAGACAAATCTGACACAGAGTGATCAAATTACCAGTAACGACGGCCAAAGCTCGTCAGTGGAAAGCCATCTTAGGCGTGAGCCTGAAAGACCGACAAATATCGTTGGTGATATCCCAGACACTTATTCATTACCCACAAACTGGCTTCCGTTTGACGATGTCCCACTAAACAGCGCATTTCTGCCTAGTCTCAACGACATACCTCGTATAGCATCTGAAGTCGGTGATGCATCTACAACTGCTCCCCAGAGCCTCGAGACGCAACCGTCGTTTCCAATTCTCCCAGAAATACACGAGCAGAGCCTACAACAAGACCATGTTTCTGCCTTGATTGCTTCTATGGCCTCAAATAAGCAAAGGAAAACGCAATTTTCGGACACTAATGACGATCCTGCGCTCCCCGGCACTAAAGCCACGCATTATTCAGACGGAGCGGGTTTCAGGGAAAGCCGAGCAGAGAGATACATGCGCCAACGGCGTGCTGCTTATGTCGAAGAACATGGGCCAAGTCCGGGCCAGCAGGTCCACGTATCATGGATCAGCGACTTAGATGCCAGAGTGGCGGCAGCAAGTAAACGGATTGGGGCATCAAGCGACGTTCCAGATAGTATATTCGAGGAGCTCATGTCAAAACTGGACTCTCATGCGACCAGGTCCCATATATTTGCCGACTTTGCCGCTCACAAAGAGAATCTGCTAACCAAACGCACTTTTCAACTATTTATCAGTCTCTACTTCGAGCACTTCCATCCGGTAAACCCCTTCGTTGACAGATCACATTTGTCTATCCCTCTTTGGGGCTGGAGCTTGTGCCTAGCTACTGCTGCGATTGGTTCTAAATACTTTGGTTCTGAAGAAGTCAACCGCTTTGGAGATTGCTTATGCTGTATCCTGCATGAGCTCATGGCAAGAGAA CTCGATTTTATCGGCTCCCAAGAGCCGTTGCCTTATATTCAGGCTCGAATCCTGGCTTCAGTTGGACTCTGTCAAAGCCGTCAGCCGGAATTACTCAGATGCGGGTACAACGGCTTAGCAATGGCAGCACAAGCATGTCTTCGGCTTCGCTTATTGAGTGAGGATGACAATATCGGTTCATATCAGAATGATCAGAGTCTGGAGCAGAAGTGGATCACCTGGCGATTTCGAGAGACACGAAGAAGGACGGGTCTTTTCGTTTGG TTAGCCAGTGGCTACTTTGCTCTGGCCTCTGAGCATCATCCGTGCTTGTTCCCAGATCAACCTCAACTGCGGCTTCCATGCCGAGAGGAGCTATGGGCGGCCAAGTCGCCAGAGGCCTGGTCTACGGCAAACCTAGCAGATAGAGATGCCGACCCAATAACCTTCTCTACCGAAGAAGCCTCAAGATCTACAGTACCCGAAGTAACACTGGAGCTTTGGCGACACTTGAAGTCGCAGAATTCATCGGATTCTTTTGCAACCATTGTCATAATCCACATGCTGGTCCATCGCAGATGGGCCGCTAACGGATATTTGGCTGATGCACTTCGCGACATACCACAAACAAATCAGCTAACCATCCATGTCCCTGAGAGAAAGTATCTTGGTTCAGTACCCGAGTACATAAAGTGGCGCAATCAGTGCTGTGACTGCTTGGATGTGCTGCACTGGGAAGCACTCAGTCTATCAGCCAAAGCAGAAGGACTTGAAGATCCGGTATtactgcatctgcatctagCCCGCCTCTCACTCCTCGCGCCGGTCCAAGATCTTTTTGCGTTTGCTGACCAGAGTACTCTCTCGGGGATTACTCACATGACCCCCAGTAATCTCTATCGCCACGGTACCGCCAGCTCAGAACCAAGACAGACTATCAAGATCTGGGCGACTCAAGATCGATATAAAGCTCGTCTGGCAGTCATACATGCTGGGGCTGTTCTGTGGCATGTGAGGAGATACTCATCAGATTCAATTATTGAGCCATTTGCTCTATTCCTTGCATCGTTGGTGCTCTGGGCTTATGGTCAAACCTCAAACATTCGAAGGCTTTACGAGTCTGCATACACCGCAGCACAGTCTCCACTGAGCGACAACGAGGACTCTGTAACTTCCGCGCCCACGACACATGGTTCATTAGAAAGCCATACGATGCGCGACTGTATGTCAACCAGGCGGCGAATGCCAAGCGCGATGCAATTAGACAGGCCGATGGACGATGAACTTGTACAGTACTTTATACGATTTGGTGAGGACCTGCGTCTTCCCCTTGAGGGAGTAGATGACCTGTGTGCAACTGAAGGCCCATTGCATATGCTGCAAGAAGTATCGAGTTTACTGATGGAACAGCACAAGCCCTGGGATATTTCTGAGACTTACGCTAGATTTCTACGAGACTTGAAAATGTCACAGTGGGAACTGTGA